The Candidatus Binatia bacterium genome has a window encoding:
- the galK gene encoding galactokinase, producing the protein MARLVAPRSREALERRTAGGFERRFGRSAEFVVSAPGRANLIGEHTDYNNGLVLPFAIQRRTAIAAAPRADRTVRVASALAEGDVTIDLDRPIHRSLPRWGDYVRGVLAEWIAAVGPLQRGFDAWIDSDVPVGAGLSSSAALEVATANLLESSEGTAIAPEAKAGLCCRAEHRYAGVPCGIMDQMASVLSDGTPLLIDCRDLGWRPVAIPAGQVQIVVVDSCLSHDLGQGEFARRVAECREAARLLDVASLREASREAVLGLSSRLRARALHVLDENARVLAAVNAIQTNDWLLLGAILDAGHASLRDLYEVSRPEMDALVASLRLAGALGARMTGGGFGGCAVALFPAQIDVGEALVAAAI; encoded by the coding sequence GTGGCCCGCCTCGTCGCACCGAGGAGCCGCGAGGCCCTGGAGCGGCGCACGGCGGGTGGATTCGAGCGACGTTTCGGCCGCAGCGCCGAATTCGTCGTCTCGGCGCCGGGTCGCGCCAACCTGATCGGCGAGCATACCGACTACAACAACGGCCTCGTGCTGCCGTTCGCGATCCAGAGGCGAACGGCGATTGCCGCCGCGCCTCGTGCGGATCGCACCGTGCGCGTCGCCAGTGCCCTGGCCGAAGGAGACGTGACGATCGATCTGGACCGACCGATCCACCGCAGCTTGCCGCGGTGGGGCGACTACGTGCGCGGCGTGCTCGCCGAGTGGATCGCCGCGGTTGGGCCGTTGCAACGTGGTTTCGACGCGTGGATCGATTCGGACGTTCCGGTGGGAGCGGGCCTGTCGAGCAGCGCTGCCCTCGAAGTGGCAACGGCGAACCTTCTCGAATCGAGCGAAGGCACGGCCATCGCACCCGAGGCCAAGGCCGGCCTCTGTTGCCGCGCCGAGCACCGCTACGCCGGCGTTCCGTGCGGGATCATGGACCAGATGGCCTCGGTGCTGTCCGACGGAACGCCGCTGCTGATCGACTGCCGCGACCTTGGCTGGCGCCCGGTCGCGATTCCCGCCGGGCAAGTTCAGATCGTCGTCGTCGATTCCTGTCTTTCCCACGATCTCGGCCAGGGCGAGTTCGCACGACGTGTGGCCGAATGCCGCGAGGCGGCGCGCCTCCTTGACGTCGCGTCGCTGCGCGAAGCCTCGCGTGAAGCCGTCCTGGGTCTTTCCTCGCGCCTTCGCGCGAGGGCGCTTCACGTGCTCGACGAAAACGCGCGCGTGCTGGCCGCCGTCAACGCCATCCAAACGAACGATTGGTTGCTGCTCGGCGCGATCCTCGATGCCGGACACGCTTCGTTGCGCGATCTCTATGAAGTGAGCCGACCGGAGATGGATGCGCTCGTTGCGTCGCTCAGGCTTGCCGGCGCCCTCGGCGCGCGCATGACGGGAGGCGGTTTCGGAGGCTGCGCGGTCGCGCTGTTTCCGGCGCAAATCGACGTCGGCGAGGCGCTGGTCGCGGCGGCCATCTGA
- a CDS encoding AMP-binding protein: GLRAAIEAEPGRWKLEHLARVTCGGSAPPVSLMRWFWDRLGVEMIQGWGMTETNPLGTISRKVAKRSQRGLSTDEHFANACKAGLPLPGLEIEIVDENWQPLPHDGNTVGELLIRGPWIASEYYANPQPEKFHDGWLVTGDVAKIDAEEYLIIADRSKDLIKSGGEWISSVDIENDIVAVPGVAQAAVVAQPHPKWDERPVALVVRSPDAIVTAAQVTAHLAQSFAKWQLPDEILFVESLPLTSTGKLDKKVIRADLHDRGYRLPDLRGGL, from the coding sequence GGGCTGCGCGCCGCAATCGAGGCCGAGCCCGGGCGCTGGAAGCTCGAGCACCTCGCGCGCGTCACCTGCGGCGGTTCGGCTCCGCCGGTCTCGCTGATGCGCTGGTTCTGGGACCGGCTCGGGGTCGAGATGATCCAGGGCTGGGGCATGACCGAGACCAACCCCCTCGGCACGATTTCGCGCAAGGTGGCCAAGCGCTCGCAGCGTGGGCTTTCCACCGACGAGCACTTCGCGAACGCATGCAAGGCGGGTCTTCCGCTTCCCGGTCTCGAGATCGAGATCGTCGACGAGAACTGGCAGCCGCTGCCTCACGACGGCAACACCGTCGGCGAGCTCTTGATTCGCGGCCCCTGGATCGCGAGCGAGTACTATGCCAATCCCCAGCCGGAAAAATTCCACGACGGCTGGCTCGTCACCGGCGATGTCGCGAAGATCGACGCGGAGGAATACCTGATCATCGCCGACCGCAGCAAGGACCTGATCAAGAGCGGCGGCGAGTGGATCTCTTCGGTCGACATCGAGAACGACATCGTCGCGGTGCCGGGCGTTGCCCAGGCCGCGGTGGTCGCGCAGCCGCATCCGAAGTGGGACGAAAGGCCGGTGGCGCTCGTCGTGCGCTCTCCCGACGCGATCGTCACTGCCGCGCAGGTCACTGCGCATCTCGCGCAGTCATTCGCGAAGTGGCAGCTGCCGGACGAGATCCTGTTCGTCGAAAGCCTGCCGCTCACTTCGACGGGCAAGCTCGACAAGAAGGTGATCCGCGCCGACCTGCACGACCGCGGCTACCGCCTTCCCGACCTTCGCGGCGGCCTCTGA